One genomic segment of Gemmatimonas aurantiaca includes these proteins:
- a CDS encoding SusC/RagA family TonB-linked outer membrane protein has translation MFHRAISRRLVAVGALLVLAAPLHAVQAQTGTITGKVTDAATKLPIADVRVVITGTTFEAQTGRDGEYRLINVRPGPVTVSAFRIGYRLKQDTVRVATGATVTLNLEMTQSVINLSEVVVTGTAGNQERKAQAALVASVTAADVIKDAPVSNIASMLQSRVPGVSLTSQSGTKGTATAIRIRGASSINLSNQPLVFVDGVRLNEAFTGSGQSGQQYDRFNDLNPEEIESIELVKGPAAATLYGADASAGVIQIITKKGRAGSNTFSQNIRLEGGQMDRANGWSPDDNWAVCTAALVASTSTNPLCRGKQVGDLVSDNPLMRVGAFQKGSQRILNWNARGGGSNYGYSLSYGSENSEGILPNNGFNRYNVRTNANYVANSKLNFDVGLGLSQTWAELPTNDNNVYGWLGGGLLGNPTTRNDSPTGQLTPDGWYSNRHYNAINSYKRDMVTKRVVSSITGNYSPVEWFTNRFTVGMDFAADNRREFQPKNDSLWYGGLNDGGNMAQNARNQERYTFDWLGNMKRQWGTDWETNLSFGMQVISSRDQVVAATGIGFVTNDNISINSAATTTGNSTFTEQRQYGYLGQLQIGHMNKRFLQLGVRADRNSSFGSSAPTFILPKVGVSWAIGEEDFFQPLSGLFSTMRLRASYGTTGRSPNPGDAIETLTASAYNITGVTGSGIRLNRPGQPNLKAERGTEFEAGIDAGLFNNRVSTELTYYRKVTKDLIIARPIPPSLGYALNPLANLGSVLNSGLELALNVNALNLQNARWDLRLGANTLHNELTDLGGVPAYAIGGAGRIMEGQQLGVFVTKTVQSIDVANKRVTVADDFVPVGNLLPTMEWNLTNTVTLFKNLRLSAMLDAKRDFMVENNTAFFRETQVPRARNRIDVNALSETEKLRRFGPFFNSKGETVPVNDAKEAYLERGDFVRFRELSATLTLPNSLLKAVGNRVQNASLTFAVQNLKLWTDYTGPDPEVNSQTNAWSRQDFLTLPNPRTAILRLNVSF, from the coding sequence ATGTTCCACCGAGCGATTTCCCGTCGCTTGGTGGCCGTCGGGGCCCTCCTGGTGCTCGCCGCTCCCCTGCACGCTGTGCAGGCGCAGACCGGTACGATCACCGGCAAGGTCACTGATGCTGCCACCAAACTCCCCATTGCCGACGTCCGTGTCGTCATTACCGGCACCACGTTCGAAGCCCAGACGGGTCGCGACGGCGAATACCGCCTGATCAACGTGCGTCCCGGCCCCGTGACCGTGTCCGCCTTCCGCATCGGCTACCGGCTGAAGCAGGATACGGTGCGGGTCGCGACGGGAGCGACCGTTACGCTGAACCTCGAGATGACGCAGTCGGTCATCAATCTTTCGGAAGTCGTCGTCACCGGCACGGCCGGCAACCAGGAACGCAAGGCCCAGGCCGCCCTCGTGGCGTCCGTGACGGCCGCCGACGTGATCAAGGACGCGCCGGTGTCCAATATCGCCAGCATGCTGCAGTCGCGCGTGCCGGGCGTGTCCCTGACCTCGCAGTCGGGTACGAAGGGCACCGCCACCGCGATCCGCATCCGCGGCGCGTCATCCATCAACCTGTCCAATCAGCCGCTGGTCTTCGTGGACGGCGTGCGCCTGAACGAAGCCTTCACCGGCTCGGGGCAGAGTGGTCAGCAGTACGACCGCTTCAACGATCTCAACCCCGAAGAGATCGAGAGCATCGAGCTCGTGAAGGGTCCGGCCGCGGCCACGCTCTACGGTGCGGACGCGTCCGCCGGTGTCATCCAGATCATCACGAAGAAGGGACGCGCCGGTTCCAACACGTTCTCGCAGAATATCCGGCTGGAAGGCGGTCAGATGGACCGCGCCAATGGCTGGAGCCCGGATGACAACTGGGCGGTCTGCACCGCGGCGCTCGTCGCATCGACCAGCACCAATCCGCTCTGCCGCGGCAAGCAGGTGGGTGATCTCGTGTCGGACAATCCGCTCATGCGGGTCGGGGCCTTCCAGAAGGGCAGCCAGCGGATTCTGAACTGGAATGCCCGTGGCGGCGGCTCGAACTACGGTTACAGCCTCTCCTATGGGTCGGAAAATTCCGAAGGCATCCTGCCGAACAACGGCTTCAACCGCTACAACGTCCGCACCAACGCCAACTACGTGGCCAACTCGAAGCTCAACTTCGATGTCGGCCTTGGTCTGAGCCAGACGTGGGCCGAACTGCCGACGAACGACAACAATGTCTACGGCTGGCTGGGTGGTGGCTTGCTGGGCAATCCGACCACGCGCAACGACTCCCCGACGGGACAGCTCACGCCGGACGGCTGGTACAGCAATCGTCACTACAACGCCATCAACTCGTACAAGCGCGACATGGTGACGAAGCGCGTCGTGAGTTCGATCACGGGCAACTACTCCCCGGTGGAGTGGTTCACCAACCGATTCACGGTCGGCATGGACTTCGCCGCCGACAACCGTCGTGAGTTCCAGCCCAAGAACGACAGCCTCTGGTACGGCGGTCTGAACGACGGCGGCAACATGGCGCAGAATGCCCGCAACCAGGAGCGCTACACGTTCGACTGGCTCGGCAACATGAAGCGCCAGTGGGGCACCGACTGGGAGACCAACCTGTCCTTCGGCATGCAGGTGATCTCCAGCCGCGATCAGGTGGTGGCAGCCACCGGCATCGGTTTTGTCACCAACGACAACATCTCGATCAACTCGGCGGCCACGACCACGGGCAACAGCACGTTCACGGAACAGCGCCAGTACGGCTATCTGGGCCAGCTCCAGATCGGCCACATGAACAAGCGCTTCCTGCAGCTCGGTGTGCGTGCGGATCGCAACTCGTCATTCGGGTCCTCCGCCCCGACGTTCATTCTGCCCAAGGTGGGCGTTTCGTGGGCGATCGGCGAAGAGGACTTCTTCCAGCCGCTGTCGGGTCTGTTCTCGACGATGCGTCTGCGTGCGTCCTACGGCACCACGGGTCGCTCGCCGAATCCGGGTGACGCCATCGAGACGCTGACGGCGTCCGCCTACAACATCACGGGCGTGACCGGGTCGGGCATCCGTCTCAATCGTCCGGGACAGCCCAACCTCAAGGCCGAACGTGGGACGGAGTTCGAGGCCGGCATCGACGCCGGATTGTTCAACAACCGCGTCTCGACCGAACTGACCTACTACCGCAAGGTCACCAAGGACCTGATCATCGCCCGGCCGATCCCGCCCTCGCTCGGCTACGCGCTCAATCCGCTGGCCAACCTGGGCTCCGTGCTCAACAGCGGCCTCGAACTGGCGCTCAACGTGAACGCGCTCAATCTGCAGAACGCGCGATGGGATCTCCGTCTCGGCGCGAACACCCTGCACAACGAGCTCACCGATCTGGGTGGCGTGCCGGCGTACGCGATCGGCGGTGCCGGCCGCATCATGGAAGGCCAGCAGCTCGGTGTCTTCGTGACCAAGACCGTGCAGAGCATCGACGTGGCCAACAAGCGGGTGACCGTCGCCGATGATTTCGTGCCGGTGGGCAACCTCCTGCCGACGATGGAGTGGAACCTCACCAACACGGTGACGCTGTTCAAGAACCTCCGCCTGTCGGCCATGCTCGACGCCAAGCGCGATTTCATGGTCGAAAACAACACCGCGTTCTTCCGCGAAACGCAGGTGCCGCGCGCGCGCAACCGGATCGACGTCAATGCGCTCTCCGAAACGGAGAAGCTCCGTCGCTTCGGGCCGTTCTTCAACTCGAAGGGCGAGACGGTACCGGTCAACGATGCGAAGGAAGCGTACCTGGAACGCGGCGATTTCGTGCGGTTCCGCGAGCTGTCGGCCACGCTCACGCTGCCGAACAGCCTGCTGAAGGCGGTCGGGAACCGCGTACAGAACGCCTCACTCACCTTCGCGGTGCAGAACCTCAAGCTCTGGACGGACTACACGGGCCCGGATCCGGAAGTCAATTCGCAGACCAACGCCTGGTCGCGACAGGACTTCCTGACGCTGCCGAATCCGCGCACCGCGATCCTGCGCCTCAACGTTTCCTTCTGA
- a CDS encoding phytoene/squalene synthase family protein, with the protein MPLITRSLRWRSTPDSADAAECARITAEHARTFSLASRLLPAHKRRAANALYAFCRVADDLVDQVDAEPFPERAAKLEAYRTHLATALAGTAEDAIFREVAWAVNTFRIPSAPLFELLGGVQQDLRVPHYADWAAVARYCEGVASSVGEMCAYVFGLGVREPSAAFVASAVQHARTLGLAMQLTNILRDVGEDARRGRCYLPADELAQFGLSIEDVLQRTPTLPGRDGWAPFMRFQIARARALYAEATPGIALLASDAQGCALACAEGYAGILSAIEAQRYDTVSRRARVSTPARARLLWKAWRHRAAPAPTMPLPTGPAPLREARAL; encoded by the coding sequence GTGCCGCTCATCACAAGGTCTCTCCGCTGGCGCTCTACGCCAGATTCCGCCGATGCCGCCGAGTGCGCGCGAATCACGGCTGAGCACGCCCGTACCTTCTCGCTGGCCAGCCGCCTGCTCCCCGCCCACAAACGACGGGCCGCCAATGCGCTGTATGCATTCTGCCGGGTGGCCGACGATCTCGTCGATCAGGTGGACGCCGAGCCGTTCCCCGAACGCGCCGCGAAGCTGGAGGCCTACCGCACGCACCTCGCGACCGCCCTGGCCGGTACCGCCGAGGACGCGATCTTCCGCGAAGTGGCATGGGCCGTGAACACGTTCCGGATCCCCTCGGCGCCCCTGTTCGAGCTGCTTGGCGGTGTGCAGCAGGACTTGCGGGTGCCCCACTACGCCGACTGGGCCGCCGTAGCCCGCTACTGCGAGGGGGTCGCCAGCTCCGTGGGCGAGATGTGCGCCTACGTGTTCGGGCTCGGGGTGCGTGAGCCATCGGCGGCGTTCGTGGCGTCAGCGGTTCAACACGCCCGCACCCTGGGCCTGGCCATGCAGCTCACCAACATCCTGCGCGACGTGGGCGAGGATGCGCGCCGCGGGCGCTGTTATCTGCCCGCCGACGAACTCGCGCAGTTCGGTCTGTCCATCGAGGATGTCCTGCAGCGAACGCCGACCCTGCCCGGCCGCGACGGATGGGCGCCCTTCATGCGCTTCCAGATCGCACGGGCGCGTGCCCTGTACGCCGAGGCGACGCCGGGCATCGCGTTGCTGGCGTCGGATGCCCAGGGCTGTGCCCTGGCCTGCGCGGAGGGGTATGCGGGCATCCTGTCGGCCATCGAGGCCCAGCGGTACGACACGGTCTCCAGGCGCGCCCGGGTGAGTACGCCGGCCCGCGCGCGTCTGCTCTGGAAGGCCTGGCGCCATCGGGCCGCGCCGGCCCCCACCATGCCGCTACCGACAGGCCCCGCGCCACTCCGGGAAGCCCGGGCATTGTGA
- a CDS encoding carotenoid biosynthesis protein, which produces MTEQKIPQQTPPTSLLRVAVLALVAHAVFSAFSAFAFATFLVPPYPEWLQTPTNQRAMAIGYTWGGQTTVVLGAIAGLAFLMHAIGKRLALITFVVAFVLALSSELAGTATGFPFGAYGYTDQLGYKIGGLVPFNIPTSWFYMLVASLAICGRTLAARDDNASKWWWSLVASLVLTAWDVSMDPAMVKTRHWLWLGGDLSDAPALLRLIGTPFFFGMPLTNWLGWILTGVLVARAMLAIVPPTTWARQVAPHTLPLVLYAVNGLLPLTICFAQDMVLAGVLGTIAMGLPLLLAFRRRLPQHATQHATLAR; this is translated from the coding sequence GTGACGGAGCAGAAGATTCCGCAGCAGACGCCGCCGACATCCCTGCTGCGTGTGGCCGTGCTGGCGCTCGTGGCGCACGCGGTGTTCAGCGCCTTTTCGGCGTTTGCCTTCGCCACCTTCCTCGTGCCGCCGTATCCGGAGTGGTTGCAGACGCCCACCAACCAGCGCGCGATGGCCATCGGCTACACCTGGGGGGGCCAGACCACCGTGGTGCTCGGCGCCATCGCGGGACTCGCCTTTCTGATGCATGCCATCGGCAAGCGCCTGGCGCTGATCACGTTCGTGGTGGCGTTCGTCCTGGCGCTGTCCTCGGAACTTGCCGGCACGGCCACGGGATTCCCGTTCGGCGCGTACGGCTACACCGATCAACTCGGGTACAAGATCGGCGGACTGGTGCCGTTCAACATTCCCACGTCGTGGTTCTACATGTTGGTCGCGTCACTCGCGATCTGCGGACGGACACTCGCCGCGCGCGATGACAATGCCTCGAAATGGTGGTGGTCGCTCGTGGCGAGTCTCGTGCTCACGGCGTGGGATGTGTCCATGGACCCCGCCATGGTGAAGACGCGCCACTGGCTCTGGCTCGGTGGCGATCTGTCCGATGCGCCTGCGTTGCTGCGTCTGATCGGCACCCCGTTCTTTTTCGGCATGCCGCTCACCAACTGGCTGGGGTGGATTCTCACGGGTGTACTGGTCGCGCGCGCCATGCTGGCCATCGTGCCACCCACCACGTGGGCCCGGCAGGTGGCACCCCATACGCTGCCGCTCGTGCTGTACGCCGTGAACGGACTGTTGCCGCTCACCATCTGCTTCGCGCAGGACATGGTGCTGGCCGGTGTGCTCGGAACGATCGCCATGGGCCTTCCGTTGCTGCTGGCTTTCCGTCGGCGATTGCCGCAACACGCCACGCAACATGCCACGCTCGCACGCTGA
- a CDS encoding phytoene desaturase, with protein MRIVVVGSGFGGLAAAIRLQAQGHQVTIVEKLDQPGGRACVFTQDGFTFDAGPTIITAPWVLDELFALTGRTTADYVSLVRLDPFYNIRFEDGSVFRYNGDPDALRAQVRAFSPADESGYLRFREQAGAIFDAGMPLIDQPFDTIGSMVRALPAIVRTRSDRSVAAMANACLRDERLRQVFSFHPLLVGGNPFRASSMYALIHKLEQQWGVLFCMGGTGALVQALVRAFEDLGGTVRYQHEVQQLLIGANGRASGVQFTDGRTLDADAVVFNGDVVQAYRTLFLASTGSSASAASAARLRRRALRLERMRHSMSLFVIYFGTDRQYPDLAHHEILMGPRYRELLEDIFERKVLADDFSLYLHRPTATDPSLAPPGHDAWYVLSPVPHLGSRTDWEAVGQRYRDRIMDYLEARYLPGLSHHIVTERRIDPRYFERTLNSYLGSAFGPEPVLTQSAWLRPHNRDRDIPNLYFCGAGTHPGAGLPGVISSGKIVAEMIARSSGFQV; from the coding sequence ATGCGCATCGTGGTCGTGGGCAGCGGGTTTGGTGGACTGGCCGCGGCCATCCGCCTGCAGGCGCAGGGTCATCAGGTGACGATCGTGGAGAAGCTCGACCAGCCCGGTGGCCGCGCCTGCGTGTTCACGCAGGACGGATTCACCTTCGACGCCGGTCCGACGATCATCACCGCGCCCTGGGTGCTCGACGAACTGTTCGCGCTCACCGGCCGCACGACCGCCGACTACGTCTCGCTCGTGCGTCTCGATCCGTTCTACAACATCCGCTTCGAAGACGGGTCGGTGTTCCGCTACAACGGCGATCCCGATGCACTGCGGGCCCAGGTGCGCGCGTTCTCTCCGGCGGACGAATCGGGATATCTCCGATTCCGCGAGCAGGCCGGCGCCATCTTCGATGCCGGCATGCCGCTCATCGATCAGCCGTTCGACACGATCGGCTCCATGGTCCGCGCACTGCCCGCCATCGTGCGCACGCGCTCGGACCGTTCGGTGGCGGCCATGGCCAACGCCTGCCTGCGCGACGAACGACTGCGGCAGGTGTTCTCGTTTCATCCGCTGCTGGTGGGCGGCAATCCGTTCCGTGCGTCGTCGATGTATGCGCTCATCCACAAACTCGAGCAGCAGTGGGGGGTGCTCTTCTGCATGGGCGGCACGGGGGCGCTGGTACAGGCGTTGGTGCGGGCCTTCGAAGACCTGGGCGGGACGGTACGCTATCAGCACGAGGTGCAGCAACTGCTGATCGGTGCGAACGGTCGTGCCAGCGGTGTGCAATTCACCGACGGCCGCACGCTCGACGCCGACGCCGTGGTCTTCAATGGCGATGTGGTGCAGGCCTACCGCACGCTGTTCCTGGCATCCACCGGATCGAGCGCATCGGCCGCATCGGCCGCGCGCCTCCGACGCCGGGCCCTTCGGCTGGAGCGCATGCGGCATTCGATGTCGTTGTTCGTGATCTACTTCGGCACCGACCGGCAGTATCCCGATCTCGCGCATCACGAGATCCTCATGGGTCCGCGCTATCGCGAACTCCTGGAGGACATTTTCGAGCGCAAGGTGCTGGCCGACGACTTTTCGCTCTACCTGCATCGCCCCACGGCCACCGATCCCTCGCTCGCGCCTCCGGGGCATGATGCCTGGTATGTGCTGTCTCCCGTGCCGCATCTGGGCAGCCGCACCGACTGGGAGGCTGTGGGACAGCGCTACCGCGATCGCATCATGGACTATCTCGAAGCGCGCTATCTGCCCGGGCTGTCGCATCACATCGTGACGGAGCGGCGTATCGATCCCCGGTATTTCGAGCGGACGCTCAACAGCTACCTCGGCAGCGCCTTCGGTCCGGAACCGGTACTCACGCAGTCCGCCTGGCTGAGGCCGCACAACCGTGACCGGGACATTCCGAATCTCTATTTCTGCGGCGCCGGGACACATCCGGGGGCGGGACTCCCGGGGGTCATTTCGAGCGGGAAGATCGTGGCGGAGATGATTGCGAGGAGTTCCGGGTTTCAGGTTTAG
- the tig gene encoding trigger factor translates to MNISITPTETAGVSRRLQITVPAETVASYEDQAARKYATQVRIPGFRPGKAPPSMVRKRFPEAVRQEAVELVINDAFREAIDREGFKLAAQPHIHDLKAEPGQPIEFELHCEVRPELALEKVEGFTITRNEAAVTDELIEEQIERLREQKAEWAPVEEKAAPGDMVTVILSTEETDGILPEGKEYRIVLGGGQAIPGIEELIMETAPGASSEKSVRWPDDFPDESQRGVSKLVRVVVKDVKRKALPALDDAFAREVGDFDTLQALRDAVRVDMSEHVRREADADVRGQLIEQIVTANPFDVPQAWVRQLVDGYMQMYGVPDTQKQTFAQEFMPMAERQVRRDVIIDTLAERESLAASAADVDTKVEELAKARNADPGQVYAQLQKSGRLTEIERELTEERVFNWLLEKNPITAA, encoded by the coding sequence ATGAACATTTCCATTACCCCGACCGAAACCGCAGGCGTCTCCCGCCGCCTGCAGATCACGGTGCCGGCCGAAACGGTGGCATCCTACGAAGACCAGGCGGCGCGTAAATACGCGACCCAGGTGCGCATTCCCGGCTTCCGTCCGGGCAAAGCGCCGCCGTCGATGGTCCGCAAGCGTTTCCCGGAAGCGGTGCGTCAGGAAGCCGTCGAACTGGTCATCAATGACGCCTTCCGGGAAGCGATCGACCGTGAAGGATTCAAGCTTGCCGCCCAGCCGCACATCCACGACCTCAAGGCCGAACCCGGTCAGCCGATCGAATTCGAGCTGCACTGCGAAGTGCGCCCCGAGCTCGCGCTCGAGAAGGTCGAGGGGTTCACGATCACGCGCAACGAAGCCGCCGTCACCGACGAGCTGATCGAAGAGCAGATCGAACGCCTGCGTGAACAGAAGGCCGAATGGGCCCCGGTGGAAGAGAAGGCCGCGCCAGGCGACATGGTCACGGTCATCCTCTCCACGGAAGAAACCGACGGCATCCTGCCCGAAGGCAAGGAATACCGCATCGTGCTCGGCGGCGGTCAGGCCATTCCGGGCATCGAAGAGCTGATCATGGAAACCGCGCCGGGTGCGTCGTCCGAGAAGTCGGTGCGCTGGCCGGATGATTTCCCCGACGAATCGCAGCGCGGCGTGAGCAAGCTCGTGCGCGTGGTCGTGAAGGACGTCAAGCGCAAAGCCCTTCCCGCGCTCGACGATGCGTTCGCGCGCGAAGTGGGAGACTTCGACACGCTGCAGGCGCTGCGCGACGCGGTGCGGGTGGACATGAGCGAACATGTGCGTCGCGAAGCCGACGCCGATGTGCGTGGGCAGCTCATCGAGCAGATCGTGACCGCGAACCCGTTCGACGTGCCGCAGGCGTGGGTGCGTCAGCTCGTGGACGGCTACATGCAGATGTACGGCGTGCCCGACACGCAGAAGCAGACGTTCGCGCAGGAGTTCATGCCGATGGCGGAACGTCAGGTGCGTCGTGACGTCATCATCGACACGCTGGCCGAACGCGAGTCACTCGCCGCCAGCGCGGCCGATGTCGACACGAAGGTGGAAGAACTCGCGAAGGCCCGGAACGCCGATCCCGGCCAGGTGTACGCGCAGCTCCAGAAGTCGGGTCGTCTGACCGAGATCGAGCGCGAACTCACCGAAGAGCGCGTGTTCAACTGGCTGCTCGAGAAGAATCCCATCACGGCGGCCTGA